From the Micromonospora lupini genome, one window contains:
- a CDS encoding ABC transporter substrate-binding protein — MSAPPRRILATTLIMALTASTLLACGDDGSDSNSKKITVWSLEDVADRVTATKAIIADFTAKTGIQVDLVTVNEDQFPSLIAANAAAGDLPDVVGSVSLAGIRTLAGNELLHASANAEVVDKLGRQTFSPRALELTSDDGKQLSVPSDGWGQLLVYRKDLFAAAGLPAPDTYERITTAAARLNTGGVAGITAATSPSDVFTQQTFEHLALANGCQLTDDSGGVTLDSPQCVEAFRFYGDLIRTSSVKGAQDVDTTRATYFAGKAAMVVWSPFILDELAGLRNDAKPTCPQCQADPTFLAKNSGFVTAIKGPNGTEPAQYGEISSWAVLDGAAADPAKSFVEYMLGDGYPRWFGMSPEGRFPVRKGTPAEPEAFLTAWNGSQAGVDAKKPLADVYGDEVLATLRSSPDTFQRWGLSQGQGKLVGAMLGELPVPKVLGDLVSGKSDAAAAAGRAKKDVEAIKAGVN, encoded by the coding sequence ATGTCAGCACCTCCGAGGCGGATACTCGCCACCACCCTGATCATGGCACTGACCGCGTCCACCCTGCTGGCCTGCGGAGATGACGGATCCGACAGCAACAGCAAAAAGATCACCGTTTGGAGCCTGGAAGACGTCGCCGACCGCGTCACCGCCACCAAGGCGATCATCGCGGACTTCACCGCGAAAACCGGGATCCAGGTCGACCTCGTGACAGTCAACGAGGACCAGTTCCCCTCCCTGATCGCCGCCAACGCCGCCGCCGGCGACCTGCCCGACGTGGTCGGCTCGGTCTCCCTGGCCGGCATCCGTACGCTCGCCGGCAACGAGCTGCTGCACGCCTCGGCGAACGCGGAGGTCGTCGACAAGCTGGGCCGGCAGACGTTCTCCCCCCGAGCCTTGGAGCTGACCTCCGACGACGGCAAACAGCTCTCCGTGCCCAGCGACGGATGGGGGCAGCTGCTCGTCTACCGCAAGGACCTGTTCGCCGCCGCCGGCCTGCCCGCCCCCGACACGTACGAACGGATCACCACCGCGGCGGCGAGGCTGAACACCGGCGGCGTCGCGGGCATCACCGCGGCGACCTCCCCCAGCGACGTGTTCACCCAGCAGACCTTCGAGCACCTGGCACTTGCCAACGGCTGCCAGCTCACCGACGACTCCGGCGGGGTCACGCTCGACTCGCCGCAGTGCGTCGAGGCGTTCCGCTTCTACGGCGACCTGATCCGCACCAGCTCGGTGAAGGGCGCGCAGGACGTGGACACCACGCGGGCCACCTACTTCGCGGGCAAGGCCGCGATGGTGGTCTGGTCGCCGTTCATCCTCGACGAGCTGGCCGGGCTGCGCAACGACGCCAAGCCGACCTGCCCGCAGTGCCAGGCGGACCCGACGTTCCTGGCCAAGAACAGCGGGTTCGTCACCGCGATCAAGGGCCCCAACGGCACCGAACCCGCGCAGTACGGCGAGATCAGCTCGTGGGCCGTGCTTGACGGGGCGGCGGCCGACCCGGCGAAGTCCTTCGTGGAGTACATGCTCGGCGACGGCTACCCGCGCTGGTTCGGCATGTCGCCCGAGGGCCGATTCCCGGTGCGCAAGGGCACCCCGGCCGAGCCCGAGGCGTTCCTCACCGCCTGGAACGGCAGCCAGGCCGGCGTGGACGCCAAGAAGCCGCTCGCCGACGTGTACGGCGACGAGGTGCTGGCCACCCTGCGCAGCAGCCCGGACACCTTCCAGCGGTGGGGGCTCAGCCAGGGCCAGGGCAAGCTCGTCGGCGCCATGCTCGGCGAGCTGCCGGTGCCCAAGGTGCTTGGCGACCTCGTCTCCGGCAAGTCCGACGCGGCGGCCGCCGCCGGCCGGGCCAAGAAGGACGTCGAAGCGATCAAGGCGGGCGTCAATTGA
- a CDS encoding zinc-dependent alcohol dehydrogenase: MGNWVVSLAGPRRISLEPCPPDPLGPGQVRVRTCYSGISAGTELTLYRGSNPRLRKDWDDAARMFVPRQTPVPYPLIGFGYEEVGEVVEVAPEVVDRHPGQLVWGIWGHRAEAVLAAEAVWPLPADLDPLAAVFARPGAIALTAVLAGDLHLGDWVGVFGQGVIGLLATRLAALSGARVVAVDRVPGRLAHATRYGARSTVDVATQSAAAVLRDLTGGRGADVCLELSGAYPALHEAIRSTAHAGRVVAAGFYQGQADALGLGEEFHHNRIQLVAAQVSGPTPAPSMAGRWTGDRIAQTFMELVAEHSVDPLPLVSHIVDASAVADALALLDRGAGDVLQVVLRF, translated from the coding sequence ATGGGCAACTGGGTGGTCTCTCTCGCCGGGCCTCGACGGATCAGCCTCGAGCCCTGCCCGCCGGATCCGCTCGGCCCGGGCCAGGTCCGGGTCCGCACCTGCTACTCGGGCATCTCCGCCGGCACGGAGCTGACCCTCTACCGGGGCAGCAACCCGCGACTCCGCAAGGACTGGGACGACGCCGCCCGGATGTTCGTCCCCCGCCAGACCCCGGTGCCGTACCCGCTGATCGGCTTCGGCTACGAGGAGGTCGGCGAGGTCGTCGAGGTGGCGCCGGAGGTCGTCGACAGGCACCCGGGGCAGCTCGTGTGGGGCATCTGGGGGCACCGGGCCGAGGCCGTCCTCGCCGCCGAGGCGGTCTGGCCGCTCCCCGCCGACCTGGACCCGCTCGCCGCGGTCTTCGCCCGGCCGGGCGCCATCGCGCTGACCGCCGTTCTCGCCGGTGACCTGCACCTGGGCGACTGGGTAGGCGTCTTCGGGCAGGGCGTCATCGGGCTGCTCGCCACCCGGCTCGCCGCGCTCTCCGGCGCCCGGGTGGTGGCCGTGGACCGGGTGCCCGGCCGGCTGGCCCACGCCACCCGCTACGGGGCACGGTCCACGGTTGACGTCGCGACGCAGTCCGCCGCCGCCGTGCTGCGTGACCTCACCGGCGGCCGAGGCGCGGACGTCTGCCTGGAGCTGTCCGGGGCGTACCCGGCGCTGCACGAGGCGATCCGCTCCACCGCACACGCCGGCCGGGTCGTGGCCGCCGGCTTCTACCAGGGCCAGGCCGACGCGCTCGGCCTCGGCGAAGAGTTCCACCACAACCGCATCCAGTTGGTGGCCGCCCAGGTCTCCGGCCCCACGCCCGCGCCGAGCATGGCCGGCCGGTGGACCGGAGACCGGATCGCGCAGACCTTCATGGAGCTGGTGGCCGAACACAGCGTCGACCCGTTGCCGCTGGTCAGCCACATCGTCGACGCCAGCGCGGTCGCCGACGCCCTCGCGCTGCTCGACCGTGGCGCCGGTGACGTCCTCCAAGTGGTGTTGAGGTTCTAG
- a CDS encoding sugar phosphate isomerase/epimerase family protein produces the protein MTTIALACQEQLLPGTNLIQKYALATALGYQGIELRGRGNLAFADRLPELRRARAAGVVMPTVCVEMDHFIGDFDPARSADAVRNLRSQLSVIAELGGVGAMTPAAWGMFSRRLPPFEPPRPPAGDRQVLLDALGELGQHARAEGVTLFIEPLNRYEDHMVNRLDEAVALCAALGLPSVRVVADTFHMNIEEDDVHRALRAAAPYLGHVQVSDSNRYQPGTGHLDWPALVRTLLELDYRGWLALECRLRGDPVRALQQAAAVLRHALPRRAAA, from the coding sequence ATGACCACCATCGCGCTGGCCTGCCAGGAACAACTCCTGCCGGGCACCAACCTGATCCAGAAGTACGCCCTCGCCACCGCGCTCGGCTACCAGGGCATCGAACTGCGCGGCCGTGGAAACCTCGCATTCGCCGACCGACTGCCCGAGCTGCGCCGGGCCCGCGCCGCCGGGGTGGTGATGCCCACCGTCTGCGTCGAGATGGACCACTTCATCGGCGACTTCGACCCCGCCCGGTCCGCCGACGCCGTCCGGAACCTGCGCTCCCAGCTCTCGGTCATCGCCGAGCTGGGCGGCGTCGGGGCGATGACCCCGGCCGCGTGGGGCATGTTCTCCCGACGGCTGCCGCCGTTCGAGCCGCCACGCCCGCCCGCCGGCGACCGGCAGGTGCTCCTCGACGCCCTCGGCGAGTTGGGCCAACACGCCCGCGCCGAGGGGGTCACCCTCTTCATCGAACCCCTCAACAGGTACGAGGACCACATGGTCAACCGACTCGACGAGGCTGTCGCCCTCTGCGCCGCGCTCGGGCTGCCCTCGGTGCGGGTGGTCGCCGACACCTTCCACATGAACATCGAGGAGGACGACGTGCACCGGGCGCTGCGCGCCGCCGCTCCGTACCTCGGGCACGTGCAGGTCAGCGACTCCAACCGGTACCAGCCGGGCACCGGCCACCTGGACTGGCCGGCGCTCGTACGGACCCTGCTGGAGTTGGACTACCGCGGCTGGCTGGCTCTGGAGTGCCGGCTGCGCGGCGACCCGGTCCGGGCCCTGCAACAGGCCGCGGCGGTGCTGCGGCACGCGCTGCCCCGGCGGGCCGCCGCGTGA
- a CDS encoding MGH1-like glycoside hydrolase domain-containing protein: protein MTAGAVPTRTGGPTDLAGLRRLAAATLDANWEHDHTVPSRTLYPHQWSWDSAFIAVGWAHVRPERAWQELTSLFRAQWADGRVPHIVFNPTMRVGAYFPGPELWRFADVEGTPTMDTSGLVQPPVHALAALLAYRRAPDPAGLASLRRLYPALVAQQRYLAKRRDVAGDGLVCVVHPWESGLDNSPAWDEPMAAVDADAAVMRAYRRHDTAHADAAHRPTDLDYARYLAIVAAYRDHGYADRDLADDHPFLVECPLFNAAFGAAEHALAEIAALTGADPAPHRARADRVTEALVRRLYDPGTGTFQPRDLRTDRLVGARTVLGLAPLILPGLPARQVDALVAEARSPRFGVARWMDRPLPTYDRTAPDFEPLRYWRGPSWLNIGWLVRRGLLTHGRPELAAGLRRSMIDLVAGAGCHEYFHPDTGAGLGSQAFGWTAALLLDLLAD, encoded by the coding sequence GTGACCGCCGGCGCCGTCCCCACCCGCACCGGCGGGCCCACCGACCTGGCCGGGCTGCGTCGGCTCGCCGCCGCCACCCTCGACGCCAACTGGGAACACGACCACACCGTGCCGTCGCGCACGCTCTACCCGCACCAGTGGAGCTGGGACTCCGCGTTCATCGCGGTCGGGTGGGCCCACGTGCGTCCCGAGCGGGCCTGGCAGGAGCTGACGAGCCTGTTCCGGGCCCAGTGGGCCGACGGGCGGGTGCCGCACATCGTGTTCAACCCGACGATGCGCGTCGGCGCGTACTTCCCCGGCCCGGAGCTGTGGCGCTTCGCCGACGTCGAGGGCACGCCGACGATGGACACCTCCGGCCTGGTCCAGCCGCCGGTGCACGCGCTCGCCGCGCTGCTGGCGTACCGGCGGGCGCCCGATCCGGCCGGGCTGGCCTCCCTGCGCCGGCTCTACCCGGCTCTGGTCGCCCAGCAGCGGTACCTGGCGAAGCGGCGGGACGTCGCCGGCGACGGGCTGGTGTGCGTCGTACACCCGTGGGAGTCCGGTCTGGACAACAGCCCCGCCTGGGACGAGCCGATGGCAGCGGTCGACGCCGACGCGGCGGTCATGCGCGCGTACCGCCGGCACGACACCGCGCACGCCGACGCCGCGCACCGCCCCACGGACCTGGACTACGCGCGCTACCTGGCGATCGTCGCGGCCTACCGCGACCACGGCTACGCCGACCGCGACCTGGCCGACGACCATCCGTTCCTGGTGGAATGCCCGCTGTTCAACGCGGCGTTCGGGGCGGCCGAGCACGCGCTTGCCGAGATCGCCGCGCTGACCGGCGCCGACCCGGCCCCGCACCGGGCCCGCGCGGACCGCGTCACCGAGGCGTTGGTACGCCGACTGTACGACCCCGGCACCGGCACCTTCCAGCCCCGCGACCTGCGCACCGATCGACTCGTCGGTGCGCGTACCGTGCTCGGGCTCGCGCCCCTGATCCTGCCCGGCCTGCCCGCCCGGCAGGTCGACGCGCTTGTCGCCGAGGCCAGGTCGCCGCGCTTCGGGGTGGCCCGGTGGATGGACCGGCCGCTGCCCACCTACGACCGCACCGCGCCCGACTTCGAACCGCTGCGCTACTGGCGCGGGCCGAGCTGGCTGAACATCGGCTGGCTGGTGCGGCGCGGCCTGCTGACCCACGGCCGCCCGGAGCTGGCGGCCGGCCTGCGCCGCTCGATGATCGACCTGGTCGCCGGGGCGGGCTGCCACGAGTACTTCCACCCCGACACGGGCGCCGGGCTGGGCTCACAGGCGTTCGGCTGGACCGCCGCGCTGCTGCTCGACCTGCTGGCCGACTGA
- a CDS encoding NUDIX hydrolase → MREIDKVAWILIEDWRVLSTRSQGKDVWYLPGGKREPGESDLETLRREVDEELSVEVDARSAVRLGTFSAQAHGHATGITVRMTCYRAGYRGRLRPASEIAEMAWLGYADRHRTSPVDQLIFDHLRDADLLR, encoded by the coding sequence GTGCGCGAGATCGACAAGGTGGCCTGGATCCTCATCGAGGACTGGCGGGTGCTGAGCACCCGTTCGCAGGGCAAGGACGTCTGGTACCTGCCCGGCGGCAAGCGCGAGCCGGGGGAGAGCGACCTGGAGACGCTGCGCCGGGAGGTCGACGAGGAGTTGAGCGTCGAGGTGGACGCGCGAAGCGCGGTGCGCCTGGGCACGTTCAGCGCGCAGGCGCACGGGCACGCGACCGGGATCACCGTGCGGATGACCTGCTACCGAGCCGGCTACCGGGGGCGGTTGCGGCCGGCCAGCGAGATCGCCGAGATGGCCTGGCTCGGGTACGCCGACAGGCACCGCACCTCCCCTGTCGACCAGCTCATCTTCGACCACCTGCGGGATGCCGACCTGCTGCGCTGA
- a CDS encoding DUF2267 domain-containing protein has protein sequence MTDSADGDGFPHFIDAVSRRSGLPSEQAAALARAVLQTIAERVTGGSPDDLTGHLPDEVDGYLDDAAPSPPPPANLSSPPAGMAGPSAGPAGLPAGPAGSSSDPAGLPAELTGSSSDPAGLPAELTGSSSDRVPDGVTDPAGVDGLDTGVGLDVGGPVATPSMDAGPAEFLRRVGQRAGVDPATARAGTGAVFATLREAVTVREFREMVGRLPRDDDGGTTTGTPMLPDPSTP, from the coding sequence GTGACGGACAGCGCGGACGGCGACGGGTTTCCGCACTTCATCGACGCGGTGTCCCGACGGTCCGGCCTGCCGAGCGAGCAGGCCGCCGCGCTCGCCCGCGCGGTGCTGCAGACGATTGCCGAACGAGTCACCGGCGGCTCGCCGGACGATCTCACCGGACACCTTCCGGACGAGGTCGACGGCTACCTGGACGACGCGGCGCCGAGCCCGCCCCCGCCCGCGAATCTGTCGAGCCCGCCCGCGGGTATGGCGGGTCCGTCCGCGGGCCCGGCTGGCCTGCCCGCGGGCCCGGCTGGCTCGTCCTCGGATCCGGCTGGCCTTCCTGCGGAGCTGACTGGCTCGTCCTCGGACCCGGCTGGCCTTCCTGCGGAGCTGACTGGCTCGTCCTCGGACCGGGTTCCCGACGGGGTCACGGACCCGGCCGGCGTTGACGGGCTGGACACCGGTGTGGGCCTCGACGTCGGTGGGCCTGTCGCGACGCCGTCGATGGACGCCGGGCCGGCGGAGTTCCTGCGCCGGGTGGGCCAGCGCGCCGGGGTGGACCCGGCCACGGCACGGGCCGGCACCGGAGCGGTCTTCGCGACCCTGCGGGAGGCGGTGACCGTACGGGAGTTCCGGGAGATGGTCGGGCGACTGCCCCGCGACGACGATGGCGGCACAACGACCGGTACGCCCATGTTGCCCGACCCGTCCACACCCTGA
- a CDS encoding NUDIX hydrolase produces MDELPDDLPILQRRAVRVVVLDDTDRVLLFHTRDPDHPRLGTWWELPGGGMDPGETYRDTAVRELREETGIVVTADQVGTPTWRRRASFLHRQLRHVQDEVIVAVRLARPGPDVDEAERLDYEREDYFGFRWWPLAEVVTSRQRFYPGQLPRLVTPFLAGEEIDEPFELWS; encoded by the coding sequence ATGGACGAACTGCCCGACGACCTGCCGATCCTCCAGCGGCGCGCGGTGCGCGTGGTGGTCCTCGACGACACCGACCGGGTACTGCTGTTCCACACCCGTGACCCGGACCATCCCCGGCTGGGCACGTGGTGGGAGCTGCCCGGCGGCGGCATGGACCCCGGTGAGACGTACCGCGACACGGCCGTACGGGAGCTGCGCGAGGAGACCGGCATCGTGGTCACCGCCGACCAGGTGGGCACGCCGACCTGGCGGCGACGAGCGAGTTTCCTGCACCGGCAACTGCGGCACGTCCAGGACGAGGTGATCGTGGCGGTACGGCTGGCCCGGCCCGGCCCGGACGTCGACGAGGCGGAGCGGCTCGACTACGAGCGCGAGGACTACTTCGGCTTCCGCTGGTGGCCGCTGGCGGAGGTGGTGACCAGCCGGCAACGGTTCTACCCCGGGCAACTCCCCCGGCTGGTCACACCCTTCCTGGCCGGCGAGGAGATCGACGAGCCGTTCGAGCTGTGGTCCTGA
- a CDS encoding type II toxin-antitoxin system PemK/MazF family toxin — MAGLLRNVAQRISRVGAVIPSSRRTGPAPARVARPRQVSALQRRELTYAPERDGQADPGEIVWTWVPYEDDPRQGKDRPVLVVGRHSRTLFGLMLSSQSERDGQRHWFALGPGEWDRDKRPSWVRLDRVLTMREDSIRREGAVLDRPRFDRVGQALRANYGWR, encoded by the coding sequence GTGGCTGGTCTGTTGAGGAACGTGGCACAACGCATCTCCCGGGTGGGCGCGGTCATCCCGTCGTCCCGGCGTACCGGGCCGGCCCCCGCGCGGGTGGCCCGCCCCCGCCAGGTGAGCGCGTTGCAGCGTCGAGAGCTGACCTACGCGCCCGAGCGGGACGGCCAGGCCGACCCCGGCGAGATCGTCTGGACCTGGGTGCCGTACGAGGATGACCCCCGCCAGGGCAAGGACCGCCCGGTACTTGTGGTCGGCCGGCACAGCCGGACGTTGTTCGGGTTGATGCTGTCCAGCCAGAGCGAGCGGGACGGGCAGCGGCACTGGTTCGCGCTCGGCCCCGGCGAGTGGGACCGCGACAAGCGGCCCAGCTGGGTCCGACTGGACCGCGTGCTCACCATGCGCGAGGACAGCATCCGCCGCGAGGGCGCCGTGCTGGACCGGCCCCGGTTCGACCGGGTCGGGCAGGCGCTGCGCGCCAACTACGGCTGGCGCTGA
- a CDS encoding flavodoxin family protein — MASIRALVLNCTLKPSPAPSSSEQLGREVLAELAAQGVDGELVRVVDHDVRFGVSTDEGHGDGWPTIRAKLLAAQVLIIATPIWLGQPASVCKMVLERLDAELSETDAEGRLLTYGKVAGVAVVGNEDGAHHTIGQVQQALNEVGFTCAAAGATYWVGEALHTVDYRDVGAKPDTTGRTTKALALNSAHLARLLAEQPYPPPDASGAAVGPSREPA; from the coding sequence GTGGCAAGCATCCGTGCCCTCGTGCTCAACTGCACCCTCAAGCCGTCACCCGCTCCGTCCAGTTCGGAGCAGCTCGGCCGGGAGGTGCTGGCCGAGCTGGCCGCGCAGGGGGTGGACGGCGAGCTGGTCCGGGTCGTCGACCACGACGTGCGTTTCGGGGTGTCGACAGACGAGGGGCACGGCGACGGTTGGCCGACGATCCGTGCCAAGCTGCTGGCGGCCCAGGTGCTCATCATCGCCACACCGATCTGGCTCGGCCAGCCGGCGAGCGTCTGCAAGATGGTCCTCGAACGCCTCGACGCCGAACTCTCCGAGACCGACGCCGAGGGCCGACTCCTGACCTACGGCAAGGTGGCCGGGGTCGCGGTCGTCGGCAACGAGGACGGCGCACACCACACCATCGGCCAGGTGCAGCAGGCCCTCAACGAGGTCGGTTTCACCTGCGCCGCCGCCGGCGCCACCTACTGGGTCGGTGAGGCGCTGCACACGGTGGACTACCGCGACGTCGGCGCCAAGCCGGACACCACCGGCCGCACCACGAAAGCCCTGGCACTCAACAGCGCGCACCTCGCCCGGCTGCTCGCCGAGCAGCCGTACCCACCGCCGGACGCGAGCGGCGCCGCCGTCGGCCCGAGCCGCGAGCCCGCCTGA
- a CDS encoding phosphotransferase, whose translation MARDVSRQVAGWVRADFGLHLSVLDEVTQGADEHARLWRARTSGGARYAVKLSGGGTPAGLIVTAHLAAQGVPGIAAPLRTLDGRRYGDRDGRRLSVVPWVSDQRALDGPMAEAHWHAYGEVLAAVHAVPVTDELARALPAGGDAYPSIVAATRDVAGRLRDRSDPGDQLVAELAATWASVADPVSTLIRGVERLEACRSGPAVVCHGDPHLGNLLLGPDGQVWLVDWDDAVLAPPECDLMFVVGGVLAFAPITPAQGRAVRAGYGDVDIDAARLAWFLAVRALDDLSDWTRQALDRAGSPDDRATAARIVRGLVSPVGLVTLADAALRDLDGRR comes from the coding sequence ATGGCGCGGGACGTGTCGCGGCAGGTGGCCGGCTGGGTCCGTGCGGACTTCGGTCTCCACCTGTCCGTGCTTGACGAGGTCACTCAGGGCGCCGACGAGCACGCACGCCTGTGGCGGGCCCGGACATCCGGGGGTGCGAGGTACGCGGTCAAGCTCAGCGGTGGCGGCACCCCGGCCGGTCTGATCGTGACCGCGCACCTGGCCGCACAGGGCGTGCCGGGGATCGCGGCGCCGCTGCGTACCCTCGACGGGCGTCGGTACGGCGACCGCGACGGGCGGCGGCTCTCAGTGGTGCCCTGGGTCAGCGATCAGCGGGCGCTCGACGGCCCGATGGCCGAGGCGCACTGGCACGCGTACGGCGAGGTGCTGGCCGCCGTGCACGCGGTGCCGGTGACCGACGAACTGGCGCGGGCGCTGCCGGCGGGCGGCGACGCGTACCCCTCGATCGTGGCCGCGACCCGCGACGTGGCCGGGCGGCTCCGCGACCGGAGCGACCCCGGCGATCAGTTGGTCGCCGAGCTGGCGGCCACCTGGGCCTCCGTCGCCGACCCGGTGTCCACCCTGATCAGGGGTGTCGAGCGGCTGGAAGCCTGCCGGTCGGGGCCGGCGGTGGTCTGCCACGGCGACCCCCACCTGGGCAATCTGCTGCTCGGCCCGGATGGCCAGGTTTGGTTGGTCGACTGGGATGACGCGGTCCTCGCCCCGCCCGAGTGTGACCTGATGTTCGTCGTGGGCGGCGTGCTCGCCTTCGCGCCGATCACCCCCGCGCAGGGGAGGGCCGTGCGCGCCGGGTACGGCGATGTCGACATCGACGCGGCGCGGCTGGCCTGGTTCCTCGCCGTTCGCGCGCTCGACGACCTCAGCGACTGGACCCGCCAGGCGCTGGACCGGGCCGGCAGCCCGGACGATCGCGCGACGGCGGCCCGGATCGTGCGGGGCCTCGTGTCGCCGGTCGGCCTGGTCACCCTCGCCGACGCCGCGCTACGAGACCTCGACGGGCGGCGCTGA
- the rox gene encoding rifampin monooxygenase produces the protein MIDVIIAGGGPTGLMLAGELRLHGVRALVLEKDTEPTRFVRSLGLHARSIEVMDQRGLLGRFLALGTQHPLGGYFAAIPKPPPGGLDTAHGYVLGIPQTVTDRLLAEHAVEVGAEIRRGDELVGLGQDDDGVTAELADGTRLRSRYLVGCDGGRSTVRRLLGVGFPGEPSRVESLLGEMEVGVPPQSVAEVVAEVRRTHLRFGLGPLGDGVYRVLVPAEGVAEDRSVPPTIEEFQHQLRAYAGTDFGVHSPRWLSRFGDATRLAERYRVGRVLLAGDAAHIHPPTGGQGLNLGIQDAVNLGWKLAAEVAGWAPEGLLDSYHTERHPVAADVLVNTRAQMFLLSPEPGPQAVRHLLAELLDFEDVNRHLIEKVTAIGVRYDFGVGHELLGRHLRDVRLKQGRLYGLMHAGRGLLLDQRGRLSVSGWADRVDHVVDVADELDVPAVLLRPDGHVAWAGDDQAGLDDHLPRWFGLPAT, from the coding sequence ATGATCGACGTGATCATTGCCGGCGGTGGGCCGACAGGTCTCATGCTGGCAGGCGAGTTGCGGCTGCACGGCGTGCGCGCGCTGGTGCTGGAGAAGGACACCGAGCCGACCCGCTTCGTCCGTTCGCTGGGCCTGCACGCGCGCAGCATCGAGGTGATGGACCAGCGTGGCCTGCTGGGGCGTTTCCTCGCTCTGGGCACGCAGCATCCGCTCGGCGGCTACTTCGCCGCGATCCCCAAGCCGCCGCCGGGCGGTCTCGACACCGCGCACGGCTACGTCCTCGGCATCCCGCAGACCGTCACCGACCGCCTGCTGGCCGAACACGCCGTCGAGGTCGGCGCCGAGATCCGGCGCGGCGACGAGCTGGTCGGACTCGGCCAGGACGACGACGGGGTGACGGCGGAGCTGGCCGACGGCACGCGGCTGCGCTCGCGTTACCTCGTCGGCTGCGACGGCGGCCGGAGCACGGTGCGTCGGCTGCTCGGCGTCGGCTTTCCCGGCGAACCCAGCCGGGTCGAGTCGCTGCTCGGCGAGATGGAGGTGGGCGTACCCCCGCAGTCGGTGGCCGAGGTGGTGGCCGAGGTGCGCAGGACCCACCTGCGGTTCGGCCTCGGACCGCTCGGGGACGGCGTCTACCGGGTCCTCGTTCCCGCCGAGGGGGTGGCCGAGGACCGTTCGGTCCCGCCGACCATCGAGGAGTTTCAACACCAGCTGCGGGCGTACGCGGGCACCGACTTCGGTGTGCACTCGCCTCGCTGGCTCTCCCGCTTCGGTGACGCCACCCGGTTGGCCGAGCGCTACCGGGTCGGTCGGGTGCTGCTGGCCGGCGACGCCGCGCACATCCACCCGCCGACCGGCGGTCAGGGGCTCAACCTCGGCATCCAGGACGCGGTCAATCTCGGCTGGAAACTGGCCGCCGAGGTCGCCGGCTGGGCGCCCGAGGGGCTGCTGGACAGCTACCACACCGAGCGCCACCCGGTGGCTGCCGACGTGCTGGTCAACACCCGCGCGCAGATGTTTCTGCTGTCGCCCGAGCCAGGGCCGCAGGCGGTACGTCACCTGCTGGCGGAGCTGCTGGACTTCGAGGACGTGAACCGGCACCTCATCGAGAAGGTCACCGCGATCGGGGTCCGCTACGACTTCGGCGTGGGCCACGAGCTGCTCGGCCGGCACCTGCGGGACGTGCGGCTCAAGCAGGGACGCCTCTACGGGTTGATGCACGCCGGTCGGGGGCTGCTGCTCGACCAGCGCGGCCGGCTCTCGGTGTCCGGGTGGGCCGACCGGGTCGACCACGTCGTCGACGTCGCTGACGAACTGGACGTACCCGCCGTGCTGCTGCGCCCGGACGGCCACGTGGCGTGGGCCGGTGACGATCAGGCCGGTCTGGACGACCACCTGCCCCGGTGGTTCGGCCTACCTGCCACCTGA
- a CDS encoding GGDEF domain-containing protein, with the protein MPDPMSVASGLCAAGALLSSWQMRRRALQAEAEIGHLQAELAAERHAASHDPLTGLPNRRAFYRLAAALLTNADGRPLIAIVLDLDDFKQINDRYGHAAGDQVLISVAERLAGFAGDNLVARLGGDEFAGLLASPTVDRRWIEHATRRLSETVAAPIRLSGCSVRVTASVGLSPVTGPAQLTDALSRADAAMYQAKSLSGPRAPRELVDSTRLAER; encoded by the coding sequence CCTCTCCTCCTGGCAGATGCGCCGGCGGGCCCTACAGGCCGAGGCCGAGATCGGGCACCTCCAGGCCGAGCTGGCCGCCGAACGGCACGCCGCCAGCCACGACCCGCTCACCGGGCTGCCCAACCGACGCGCCTTCTACCGCCTCGCGGCCGCCCTGCTCACCAACGCCGACGGCCGGCCGCTGATCGCCATCGTGCTCGACCTCGACGACTTCAAGCAGATCAACGACCGGTACGGGCACGCCGCCGGCGACCAGGTGCTGATCAGCGTGGCCGAACGGCTGGCCGGTTTCGCCGGGGACAACCTCGTCGCCCGCCTCGGCGGCGACGAGTTCGCGGGCCTGCTCGCCAGCCCCACCGTCGACAGGCGCTGGATCGAGCACGCCACCCGACGTCTCAGCGAGACAGTCGCCGCGCCCATCCGGCTCAGTGGGTGCAGCGTCCGGGTGACCGCCTCGGTCGGGCTCTCCCCGGTGACCGGCCCGGCCCAGCTCACCGACGCGCTCAGCCGCGCCGACGCGGCCATGTACCAGGCGAAGAGCCTCTCCGGCCCGCGGGCCCCCCGCGAACTCGTCGACAGCACCCGACTCGCCGAGCGGTGA